Within Nakaseomyces glabratus chromosome G, complete sequence, the genomic segment tAACTACGATATCGAAAACTTGGCACAAAACTACCACAGCGTAAACCAAATTGATCTAGTGCCTACCTTGTCTCTATTGCTAGATATTCCAGTACCCTTTAACAACTTGGGCTGGCCTATCTCAGAAGCTTTCGAGAATGAAAAGGAGGAACTAGCATGCGATAATGTAGTCCTGCAACAACTGAAAAGATATGCAGATGTCATGCAGCTGACATACACTGAAGAATTGGAGGAAACCATGTCTGCACTTTGGAGAAATAGTACTGCAGATGTCTTTGCCGCGTCCCAATACCAACAAAAGTTTCTTGAAGTTTGTAAAGATAAATGGGCTAGATTTGACTATTGGTCAATCGCAAGCGGAACAATCTTGTTAaccatttctttgatacTCTTACTTTCAATAACGAAACTGATTCCATCTATCGTTGTGAATCAAATGGTCCCAGAATTCGTTCCTTGGATAATCATCATGTCCCTGATATCAAATGTGTGCTTCCATGGTATCTTTTACGTTTTCCATCAACCAGTGTTTTTAGATAATGTATGGTGGTGCACACTTTTCGCGTCTGCTGTAGGTATCATCACCGGCTGCAGTATTTCCATCTTTGACCGTTACAGCTTTGTTTGGCTGGTTATGAAAATGGTCGAGATCTTGTCAGATTATTGGTCTCGTATTGGTGCAATGTTTGTAGTCATACATGCTATGCTATTTACATCAAATTCTTTCACAATATGGGAAGACCGTATAGTCGCCATAATGCTGATTACTTTTGGTATGCTTACTCTGTATGAGTTCACATTTTTGCCTACAAGACAGTCTACATCGGCATTACTCACAGCTGCAATTGGCGAAAAACAAGGTACAACATCAGGTGTAAGCCAATCTACTGCAAACTCCAACAATCTACCTCTAACTCGTTTTGCCAGATTGCTGGGATCTTATCACTCAATTGTCCTGATAGTCTCGACCAGAGTTGCATCTGTGATTACTATATGTAGAGAAGAACAAGGTGAATACTGTACACCAACTTTCACAACTAAAAACAACTATGCATGGTGGTGCTTGGGCCTTTGCCTTTTGATCGTCATTCTGCTACCAATTTGTATCAAGGGCTATTACAACTTGTCGTCCTCATACCAAGCAGCTGCTCCTATTTGGGTGGACATGTTCCTGAAAGGTGCTCTTTTCGTCAACTTCCTGTATTGGTCCATCACTGCCGTTGAAAATAGTACAGAATCACTTGAATGGGATACAAAAACAGTGAAAATAACCATTGCAAGAATAATTGCTGGGTTTTCCTTAATCGCAACTAATGTTGGTTGGATGATGGGTCCCCTATGTATTAAGTTAAATGTCAAGAACGCTGACTTGAAATCGAACCAGGCAACAATCTTAGGCTATACCAACATCTACGGCTCCGAATTTTTCCTACTTGTCATTAATGCACTTATGGCTATTATGTTATTTAATAAACCACTTGCTCAACTGTCTCTGTTCTTGATGGTCAACCAAATTTTAtcaatctttgaaattattgatCTCTTAAAGTTGAAGGAAAACATCGTCGGACCTATCGCCCTTGGATTAGTCGCTTACCAACAGTTTTTCAGTACTGGCCATCAAGCTACAATTCCTTCAGTTCAATGGGATGTTGGCTTTATTCTGTCAGACAAGATTATCTTCCCATTCACACACTTGGGAATATTGCTGAATACGTTTGGCCCACATATAATAGTGTCATTATCGGTGGCTCTACTCACTTTATGGTCACAACCACCTGATGTCTTGAAACCACAAACGTTATTAGGACGTATAGTTTCAAACTGTGGTGTTCTTTTGACGTACAATACTGTATTGTGCCTGAGCTCCTTCATTTGGGTAACCCACTTTAGAAGACATCTAATGGTATGGAAGATTTTCTGCCCTAGATTTATATTTGCATGTTTAAGTTTGATAGTCATGCAACTGGTAATAACTTTTGGTACTATAGGTTTCGCCAGTGGTCGCTTAATCAGACATATTAATGACATATTTTGGAAATAGTCACTTCAATTGCTAACCGTTCATAGCAGCGCgattatttatttgaacTGGCCTCTACTCACTCCACAATTCAATACCATCAAATACGCCgcaaagaaatatttttatacTATTTGCATTATCGGATATATTTATAGATTACatgaaataaaacaattttatatGCATTTCAATACTGAATGGTATTCTCTAGATAGTAGTATTTATTGCCATACCGATATTTTATCGCTACGTCAATAGTTATGTAAACACACACTATCAGACAATCGCATCTTCCTTTTTTTGTAACAACAAAAAGAACCGAATAGCTAACTGTTAATTATAGCATTTTACTACAAATATATCTATGTAACGGATTAAAATAGAATTCCATCAAACTGGTCTTGAAACTGAACTCTCTAACACCATCGAAGCGAGTATTGATGCACACATAAAGTTGCTTCTTTAAGTTTGTTATTTGGGGCGGGAAAGTATAGACGAAGGAGTTTAAATAGCAGATCAACAATCACATCGGagattttttcaaaacgAATATTACTGTGATCCTCCATTTCACGACATCTATATCCATACTGCTTAGATTACGATAGAGAAACCTCCTATTTTCAATTAGAGCGTATTTTTGGATTTGAACACATCCATTAACATCTACTGATCAATCGACGAGGTAGATACACAATGCCTATTGAGACGATTGTACCGCTCAGTTTGAATCTGTTCCTGAAACCTAAGGCCTTATATATTACGGAAGAGCAATGGCAGAATATACTTAAACATTTTGGTATAAGCACCGACGTGGAGAAAGCCATTTTCCGCACGCCATCTGATTTCAATTTTGTGCAATccaatgaaataaaaaacaatacaTCCAAACTGCTAGGTAATACAAGGACAAGGAATGTTGAAGACGTTGATATTTGCACTTTTCCAATAAAGAACTTACCACAAGGAAAAGACATAAAAGACTTATTCACTGAACTACAGGTAATTGCATCAAACTTCAAAGTTGCTTGTATTATAAATGACACTCATTTGTTTGGGaatgaaatcaagaaaacaGATTTTTATGCATATGTGATTGGAGCATGTGAAGTTCTAAATCAGATCAAACCCTTGATTGATGTTACCATTCTTAATTTTTTACGGGATGAGTTCTTTATTGACACTATCAAACTTAATACACAATCACTTATTCCTTTCCTAGCTGGTGTAAAGCAGAACAAcataaaatatatcaagGATAGCTTCCAGGTCGATGTTTACTATACATGGCCTAGCACTAACAACTATGAATTGGAGCCCATTGTTTATATTGCTGGCTCAATATATGCGAATGTCCTGGCAGCAAAAGAGTTGCTCACAGCTTGCCTAAATAAATGCCAAAGTacattattttatcaagAACTTACAGGAATCTCGCCAGGTAAATTGGAGTACGTCAGAcgatatttcaaaaaggaGATCCAAAGTCTAATGAACCAATACGGATCATTCGTATTTATTTCTTCGGACTTCGTAGGCTTCCAGTCCACTTCAGTGACGATGCTTAAGTCACTGACCAAAGAATTTACTTTAACAATTTTACAGAGTATAGCTGAGATACGAGTAACCATGGATTCTGAATTCGAGTTCACTGATGAAATGGTAATCGATATATTATCTGCAAAAGATGAACAGCAGCTCATTGTAAGGGATGATGAAATAAGCAATCAGTTTATATTGATTAGAAACTCTTCACAAAAGAGCAAGGTCAACGGCAAATCAACAACTCCTCTCCATAGTTTGAAAAAGTACTTGGAAGACCATGAATCTCAAATCGAAGAATTAAAGGcaatctttgaaattcatCCTGATTATGACGATTTCATATCCGGTAAGAAAAATGGTAAGCTTACAAGGATCATGGAAAAGAGTCAAGCACAACTTGATCTAAACTTTGAGGAagatgataaaaatatgtTTCTCTCTATCATATCTAACAAAGTGAACAACTTAGAAAGTGCATTCACATTGTTATTAGACGAATTACCCTGTGAAGGAacattttttattcctGAAGTTTATCACAGGCCTGCAATTGGTAGTGGTGGTTCTATTATTCAAACGACCATGAGGAAACATAATGTTTTTATTCAGTTTTCAAATACATTTTTGTTGCCTCAAAGTGGTCTTTCGTTTGTAAGATTTGATAACGTTATTATAAGATGCCCATTTAAGAATAGAAAAGGTATAGATCTTGCGATTGAGGACCTTAAAGTATTGATTCAAGAGTATAGTGAACAACAGCCAAGCACAAATATTAGATTATCGCCTGCACAATACAAGCATGTATTATTTGAGCACATCAATACCATTGGTCACCTGGAGAAACAAAATAACgtttttcttgattttccTCAGAACATACCGAAGACAACTGTTAATATATCGATTAGAGGTAACGATACAAGCTCCATACAATGTGCAGATGAAGTAACTAATAGACTGTATGGCTTTGAAAGAACATTCCAATTAAGTGAATGTATTCCAAATGACAAGTTATTAAGcaacaaaaaattgcaaaatgAGTTAGTTGTTCCGTTGTTTATTAGACTTCACGCTTTTGTTTCATGCCAAGATAAAACATTTACTCTTGTTTACGACAAGGCAAAGGTAAACAATAAAGACTTTGAGAACCAAATTCAGCAATaccttgaagaaaatggcCTTATTATCGAAGACAAGAAGACAGTATCTAAATTCATAACCGATACTACTGCTTATGCCGGCTTTGATCAACATGACTCACCAAGGGCCTACAAACAACAAAATCCAAATATGTCACCAAATTACTCTCAGAACAGCTACAAGAAACCTATACCACCTCTACAGGCCTTGGCGGAACAAAATTCGATGAGGGGGAAACCACCACTATTAAAACAATATGGACAGCATTCACCTTATTATAGATATGGATATGGATATGCATATAATTATGTTTATGACTATAACAATATGTATCCACCTCCTAAATAGATTATGCACAGAACTCATCTCAATTAGCCTCATAAGATTTTATTCGCATTCAACTCACATTTCGATTGAAGACAGAATGGCTATGCCATTAATTTGTACATACCCATACCATAAATTTTAATgcaattattttttattatgtCTCTTTTAGGAAATTCGTATATTCTATATAATAGTAGCCTTAGATTCACACCCAGGGCACGTATGCAAACTTTCATGAATAAATACATCACAATCAATACAATAGTCGTTTTTACATTCCTCGCATCTATACCTAGAACTTGTCAGCATCTGATTTGATTTCTGACTTTTAATAATTGGGAATTTCATTTGACAACTGTAACAATTCTCGGTTGGGAAACTCTCTGCAGCTGGAACTTCAACAAATGTCTTCAAAGGCATTAAGTGATGGAAAGACCGCGCTAAGTGTGTAGATAAGATCAGCATCAGATCACAACATGGACATACAGTAGGCAGCGAGCATACTTTACTATTACAATTTGGACAGAAGTAACCTCCGTATATTAGCTTAGCATGGCAAGCACAGAAGGTGGGttgttcttcaaatatCCTAGTAGGGAACCCCATTTTCACCAGTGTGAATCCTCtgtttattttattcaCCGGTAAAGGTGTAACTGCCTCATCGAATAGCTTTTTTAAATGCGTTTCATCCAATAGCACCTGGTAAAAGGATGTATCTCCCatgtttgtttgtttacAGAGTTCTTTACAGATGGCAACTTCCGCTGAAAGACCCAGTACTTTGACTCTGATTTGTTCTTGGACTAACGATGCGATGGTTTGATGGATATCACCTGGGTCATTACTTGATAAACTTCCAAACACTATAAGAACTTCTCTGGTACAATGTGCAGGTACAGGCAGCAATAGACCTCTAGCCATTTCCAGAGCATTTTGCAAAGAGGGGTTGCCCTTTGGTTCCTGCTTTCTTATTGATTTCAGTGCGTCTATGTGATCCTGTGGATTACCGCTCACTTGGCTTACCAGCTGTGCCAGACCGTTACGCATAGTTACTATACCCATCTGGGAGATAGGGTTCTGATCGAAGAACTCGTGGACGAAATCAATGGCTTGCTGGATGATCATGGCGTGTCTATTCGGCCTCAGGTCCTTCTCTAACATGGCCTCACTGCTATCGATAGTCAGAATCAATGTTCTTATAATACCACGCTGATAAGGTGTTACGTCACTCTTGGCAGCACGTTTCTTTCGAGCCTCGACTATACTGGCCACAAGCGTGGCCATATCCCCTTCGTCCTCCACTGCCACAAGATCCCAACTTCTCTTGATCTCATCTTCCCATGCGTAACCACCGCTGGCACCTTGCAAGTTCTCGTTCGcaagcttcttcttcttcttcaccactttcttcttcttgccCGCATTCCCATTCCTGAGCGCCCTCTTGCGCATATCATCATTGCGAGGCTTCCGAACAACCTCGTCCTCATCCGAGCTCATCTTCTTATTTTCTCTCCTATTGGTTTTTTTACTTCCTTTCACAAGTCTTGTTGTATGAGTATGGGGCAGCTGGAAAAGAGAACACTCTTGTATGATTGATGATTGACGATTGATGGTAGTGGGACTCCAAATATTCGTAGTTTATTCGAGCTGTTTGGTAAGATAGCGTTATACGTATGATCATGTTATTATAGGTACTTATACACGTACATGTCACACATGCTATACGTATATCACCACATCACATGACATTGACTCGTATCTAACAAGAAAGCTACcaccaattttttttgtttgtcttcttttctaatttttttgcataaTATGTCAAACCCTTAATTTACATAATTGACGGGCGACTCATAAATGcatgaatttcaaaatgCCCGAGTATTTCGAATGACTCGCAAACTCAATTCCAGCTGGAGCTATCGATGGGTTACTGTAGAATGGCCGTACCGGAGCGCTATTACTCGGCCGAATCAGTTATTGCAATCGGCATACTGGTAAGGCAATTGAGAGAAGCGCACGGAAGGGTCCCGCTCTCCCTCCCGCTCTCCCTCTGAGTTGTTAAACTTCCCGCTACTTGCATTGTATTTCGAGACCAGTCTAAGAGTCACACTAGAGGAAATACAAACCACGCAGTTGCTACCACCTTTAGCAAAAGAGGAATGCACTACAGGGGAAGTCGCCGGTATTTGGCAAGCGGGACTCGATGGCTATAAGGTGAAGGAAAGAGAATATAAtagagaatataataagACGGTGCAGAAGAGAGACTGGTATGCTTAAGTTTCTGTGTGATTTACggttgttttttttttctttgtttctttctcAATTCCAGTATTATTTGTCTATGCAACTGCGCAGGAAGGGATGGGGGACTAGCGAGTTTCTTCTACACCCCGTTCGAAGGCGCTTTTCCCACGCAATCGAGACTTACAAACCGAGGAAACAAATTAATGGGGATTGGACACTTCCCCTCCAGAGAAACAGGGCAGGGCGGTTATTGCAGGAAGGAACGCTATattcagaaagaaaaaagaaagaaattaataacTATAATTTTCTTTGGTAATACGAGGGTTCTTCGATTTTCCTTTGTGCGGATATTGCTGGGAAACTACCCTTGATGCAGTCGGGATCTCACAGGCCATAGCTTCcaacaacaaacaaaaaaccGAATATCAATTCTTGGGATTGAAGAAAGAGCCGCACTGGTAGAATAAAGGattggaagaagataaatctattaagaaaaaaaaaaaagcaatactcaattttgacaaaatactgatttgaaattttaacaagctcatcgcaactCTAGTTATCCTGCAATTGGAATGGAGCAAGGTGGCAGTagctggaaaaaaaattagtaTTTAAAGGTAGGCTTCTTGGTAACAGCTGATCAGCCTGCGAATGGTCGGgtatttcttgaaagataCGAAACATAAATATAAACACAAGTATCTAAACTTCATATCATGGAAAAGGATCTTGAAAAGGAGTCTCAACTCTCTAAAGCGTACACTTCTGAGTCCTCGTTCTCCGAGAATGAAGTTGACGTTGCGTTGAAGTTCTTGAAGCAGAATGGTGATGTCGAGCGTGTCATCGATGACCATTCTGTTGATCGCAGAGCTATCTTCTATGGGTCGAAGAAGCTGGACAAGAAGATCAAGCGCAAGCTGGACAAGTACATCTTGTCATTCTTGTGTGTCACCTATCTGCTGATGTTCTTGGACAAGGCGCTGTTGAACTACGCTGCGGCAATGGGTatcaagaagaacttgaaagGTGACGAGTTCTCTAACTTGAGCACCATTTTCTCCGCTGCTTACATCTTCATGGAGCCTATCGTGACTTTGCTGATCCAGTACTTCCCGTTGTCCAAGATTATGGGTACTTTCATTTGTACGTGGGGTGCAGTGCTAGCGTGCCACTCCGCGTGCAAGACCTACGCTTCACTGATGATCGTGAGAACACTGTTGGGTATGTTCGAGTCCGCCAGTGCCGTCGGTTGTATCGCCATCAGCGGTATGTACTACACAAAGTCCGAACAAAGCGCTAGAATCGGGTTTTGGGCCACCCAGGCAGGTACTGGTTACGTGATTGGTGGTTTGATCTCTTTCGGCTTCTTGCATTACCACGGCAGAGATTTCACCTCCTGGCAGATCATGTTCCTGGTGGTGGGTCTGATCACCGTGGTGTTCGGTATCGTGACATTCCTCTATTTGCCAGACAATGTCACTAACGCTTGGTTCTTGGACCACGACGAGAAAGTCGCTGTCATTGAACATATAAGAGATAACCAGACCGGTGTCGAGAAcaagaagttcaagaagtCCCACATCAAGGAACTTTTCCTGAAGGATAAACTAACATGGCCAATGCTTATGATAACGGCTTGTTCCCAAATATCTACCGGTGCAATCGGCTCTTTCTCCACTACAATCACCAAGACTTTTGGATTTGACAGCTATGAATCAGCATTGTTGCAATTGCCAATTGGTGCTATTGTTGCAATTATCATTATAGTCACTACACAGATGATCTCAAGATGGGGACACTTCACCTTGGTTACTACTTCAATGTACATTCCTGCTGTGATAGGTTCCATCGTGTTAATCAGCTTACCACTAGAGCACAAGATTGGTAATTTGTTCTCTTTGTATCTTGTCTACAGTGGATCCTGTGTCATCACCAATATCTATATCTGGAACACATGTAACACATCTGGATATTGTAAGAGAATCTTCAGAAACGCCATCACTATGATCGTTTACAATATATCATGTATTGTTGCACCTCAGATGTTTAGAGCTTATTCGGCCCCTAGATACATACCAGCAAAGATCGCTTTACTAGTAACACAAGCTGTTTGTATTCCATTACAACTATATGTTGGATACCTCTCAAAGaaggaaaatgaaaagagagataaagaacaagaaggtCAAGCACCGGAGAAATACATGTTCTTAGATCTAActgatattgaaaatagAAACTTTAGATATGTCTATTAGAACTACAGGTGCAATGGTAACTTTTTACTCTAGAGAAAAGCGCCATTCGTTCGATTTTAAGAATCTAGTACTACTTTTCAGGAATTTGGATTCCGTcttaataaaaatttcattaattaGCATCCTGTTTAATATATTTCCTAGCTGTTATATACATTTTGTATAATGCATTTATGTCCTAATTAAAATAATCTCGTTATAACTTAGTTGTTTTTCTTCACAGTATTATCATAGTATATACGATACGAAGGAAAATGCAAAAGTGTTACTTAATTGGATGGCACTCATAGTCCGTTACAAGTATCACATGAAGTAATACCTGCTTTAAAATGGGgttttcttcaaagaaattcttCTCAACAGCTGCGACGGTTTACGTGATAGGTTTGTGGTGCCACTGGTGCTGGATTTTCTCTTACCGCTTAGTTGATTAACTTTCTCAGCTGGTCTGTCGTAATCCGCCATGGTTTTACGTTGACTTGAAGAGCCAGAATGTGGTGTACCAGGTGTTGAGTTTCCAGTTCCGGTACCTGACATGAATTTCCTAGGTGCGAAATAGTCATTTACCTCAACATCTTCAGGGATACTGTTGTTTGAATCAGGTCTAATAACGAGTTGTTCCCTATTCTCAATAAGTATTGAATTCTTTGGTAATGATTTTAATTTActgtttttgaatatttgggATGCAGGTTTTAAATATACCGATACTATAGATCCCATGTTTAGTTCCAGCTCTTCTAGAACTGCAGAATCTAGTTTCGTGTTCAGTTCTAGCATAGGTAATTCACCATCGATAATTTTTAGAGCAGTATCAATGGGTAATTGTTCCTCGGCTTTTTCAGATTTAGTTAGGGCAAGTAATCTCCAGTAGCCAAACGCTCTATTTCTTAGGTCAATGTTATCTGCTTTCTCGGTACAATATTTGAGAATATTAATACAATTTGCTTCCGTTTCTTCTGATGGTGAGCGAAGAAAAAACTTAACGCTTGAGctcaaaattgaatattgaACTTCTAGTGCTTGTCCTTCGATAGAGTCGGAAAATTGTTTAAACTCATCAAGATAATTAGGAATACTGTTGTAGTAGTGGGTAATTATCCAGATCATTGCATTAATAGACTCTGGTTCTTCCACTATATCTATGCATTTTATCAAGTCTGGGACGTAGTCTTTAAAGTTATTTGGATACTTCCGGAAAATGTTCCTAAAAACTGATATTATTTCTTGTATAACAAAATCGACTCCGAAGTCTAACAGATCTGCAAGAGTATCACAACAGTTCGCAGCAGCGCTATCATCCAGTTTCACAGCCAAATTACCGACTGCTCTTATAGCCTTCCTCGACATCTGAATGTCAATATCAGTCGCATATTGTTCCAATTCATCTAGAATTTGAATTAAGTTATTCTTATTTGCTAGTAAATACAAGCATTCTAGTTTCGTATCCTTTATATAAATAGGATCGTTGAATTGgatgaaaaaatatgaGATATCTAACTTAAGCATGTCTGATCCTCTGCTTAACAGTAGTAAGATCACATTTCTCAGAATTAGGAATTGTATTTCTGGAGGGTTATCTAGTAACGCAACAATTGAGTTGGAAATTCTTTTGATAACAGTTTCACTGATAGAATCCACGTAATTTAGCAAATAAAGAATGAATTTTAGAGTACCTAATGCAACGTACGTATTAACGTTCTGTAGTTGTGGTAAAATTAGATCTATCAGATCATAAGCATCATCATGCGTATTGGGGACTACAGTCACAGGTAATGTTTCAATTATCAGACCTTTATCCCATTCATTAGCTTTCTCTATGTTTTCCAAGATGTTGAATGCAGCGTCAACGCCGATATTCAACGGAGCCATCTGAGGATTTTTCTCGTGTATCAAATATAATGTATGTAATGCAGCAACTCTTATTGTTATTGCTTCGCTTTGATCTTCACTGATCTCAAATAGGTACGGTACTAATTTAAGTATTTCTTCATGATTCATTTCATCTAATTGTATCAAATTAAGAATGGCTGCTTTTGTAACATCTTTAGACATAGTAGTTTTTCTCGAAACTATCAACTTTGAGAATTTCATTGCTTCATCAAGAAATTCAGAACTCGGAATTTGCATTAGCGTTCTCAATGCTAAAACTTGTACCTTAGAGTTTCGGGATTTTAGATCATCCTGTATACTGGGAAGGAAATCCACCACCAGCCTTGGTTTCATGGACCCAATCACGGATACATACTCATGGCATATTCTTTTCACTTCGAAGTCATCGTCAATCTGCCAAAATTTGTGAATGGCGTCTCCTAACAAGGACATTTCATTGTAATTACCCAACGTTAGGTTCGCAACAATCTTTCTAAGCGCATTCTTTCGTTTAATACTGTTCAACTTAAATTTATTGACTTCATAGCTCTGCAACTCCGCGTTGATTTCACTAGCTTTATATCTTGAGAAGACTCTTTGATCGGACATCCTTTATATTATGATCCCACAGAAAAGTCAACTTTTCACAAATTCCTATCTAGTTCCCTAGTTCAAAAGCTTATAGTTCCCAGTGTTTGAAGGGATCAATGGCTTTCTAGTTCGAGTCAGTTCCCTATAATCTCAAAACTAGCAAGCTTTCGATGAATTTTAGAGTTAGCAGGCTATTTTGGCGATGATCAGACCACACGGGGAAAATAACTATAATtaaaataagaatataaaGAGGAGGATAATCTTCATAATTAAGTATAGTGATATAAGACACTGGAGAAGCTACCTATGTGATTTCGCAGCACCGTTATATTGACTTATTGATGGTTGTCTTGGCTAAATAATGTTTTCCAGCACAGTCTTTGCTATATAAAGTGCACaataaaatttatcaagCACCAACAATGAGTCAACACAATACTCTTCATGATCGAAATCAAGTAATCGCTACAGCTTAGAAGAAGGGGGCTTTGAATTAAGCTTTGAGGTTTAACTTATGATCATAATTCTGTACTTCGACAATAGGATAAGTAGGTATGTCTCGATATAAAACATCTATACGTAAATCGTTTGTAAGACATCTATAAATTATAGGCTACACTAGGAGTGCAAAGAGTGAGGCATCGTGAATTTAGCAAAATAATTTGTGTACTCACTATTGTAGTGCTAGTGAGTTGACTTGATTGAGTTGTTTTTTAAACGGGACTTCAAATTGTAGAGTAATTCCATTCCATACTCCGTTGTTCATTGTGCTTCACATTTTAGTCGATTGAGGTTcaatttgacaaaaaaataggaACTAGTGTTAAATTAACAATTACAGGTAACGAACTACTTCTGCTATGTACTAAACAGTTTCAACAGCTTACAAGACATCATTTTTCGATGAATTAGgaaattatttatataagAAGTGACAGTTATCTACTAATTAGAATTCGCCAATTGGGATCGTGTAAATCTTGCATTTGGAAAATAGAACTTCTATACTTTGAGTTAGTGAAACTACAGCGCTTTACATACATCAACTATTGCGCCTTTCTAATGGGTATACTAATCACAATCAGAATGAGTGTGAATTACTGCTTTCTGATCATGAGTGGTCATATGGTTTGAATATACCTTATTGTGTGGCTATCGGGATTCATAATTGTGAATTATTGAGATAGTAATGGCTCTCTGATAGTCAAAATTTTCTGCAAATTCAATAGTactgaaatatttatacTACATTAACAATGTGTTTCAAACTTGATGAAACTAAACGGACTCAGTAAGATATTATTGTTCATGTTGAAATGATAGCTATTCTGGTAAGGCCCCAAACTTATAAATACCTAGCCCGTAAATCAGATATGAAATATCTCATGTCCCTTGCCTTTATTGCGAATATTCAAAACATTGATTTAATTACGCACATGTGTTCTCTACTTGGCAGTAATCAGTAATAGAGACTacaatagaaataaaatgtTGTTTATTGGTATAATACAGATCCTGCTGCTGATACAATATGTCTGTACGACTGAGATCAGGAATATTAGATTTTCTAATTTAAAACTTGATCCCCTAACAGATCAGGCCCATCCTCATCAAGGCTGGAAAGCTGCCTTCGACTTTCAAATACCTGATTCTTTTAAAGTCTATAAGGACGATTATTTTGAACTAGAACTTCCCAGAGTTTATATAATTAAGTTCGCCAAAGATAGCACAGAATTGTTGATTCCATTAAAGGATAGGAATAGCGAGGAGATCTTTCACTGTAGCGTACCTCAGCAAGCTGCTTACAAGTATAAATCAACTATCCTAAGATGTGTGACTTTGAC encodes:
- the GPI13 gene encoding mannose-ethanolamine phosphotransferase GPI13 (CAGL0G04015g~Ortholog(s) have mannose-ethanolamine phosphotransferase activity) — encoded protein: MDERVVRQAVLSTSSDEKRIYRSRMQKFSKSHALYVILLGALAFLQFVAIAFFAKGFLLSRTVLDNVSTTSDNPLAVDKKFDKMVLLVVDALRFDFVVPVSTSHPNYNENFHNNLDVLYNTWLSTRHGGRGGYSNSGSSILLKFIADPPTTTLQRLKGLTTGSLPTFIDAGSNFDGSVIEEDNLIKQLFLANKSVSFVGDDTWDALFHPFLANNSEPYPSLNVWDLDTVDNGVISYFKSHLLDKSADRNWDILVGHMLGVDHVGHKYGPNHFTMREKQNQVNRFIQEIIESIDNDTLLVVMGDHGMDHTGNHGGDSQDELESTLFFYTKRQNTWKNQNGNYDIENLAQNYHSVNQIDLVPTLSLLLDIPVPFNNLGWPISEAFENEKEELACDNVVLQQLKRYADVMQLTYTEELEETMSALWRNSTADVFAASQYQQKFLEVCKDKWARFDYWSIASGTILLTISLILLLSITKLIPSIVVNQMVPEFVPWIIIMSLISNVCFHGIFYVFHQPVFLDNVWWCTLFASAVGIITGCSISIFDRYSFVWLVMKMVEILSDYWSRIGAMFVVIHAMLFTSNSFTIWEDRIVAIMLITFGMLTLYEFTFLPTRQSTSALLTAAIGEKQGTTSGVSQSTANSNNLPLTRFARLLGSYHSIVLIVSTRVASVITICREEQGEYCTPTFTTKNNYAWWCLGLCLLIVILLPICIKGYYNLSSSYQAAAPIWVDMFLKGALFVNFLYWSITAVENSTESLEWDTKTVKITIARIIAGFSLIATNVGWMMGPLCIKLNVKNADLKSNQATILGYTNIYGSEFFLLVINALMAIMLFNKPLAQLSLFLMVNQILSIFEIIDLLKLKENIVGPIALGLVAYQQFFSTGHQATIPSVQWDVGFILSDKIIFPFTHLGILLNTFGPHIIVSLSVALLTLWSQPPDVLKPQTLLGRIVSNCGVLLTYNTVLCLSSFIWVTHFRRHLMVWKIFCPRFIFACLSLIVMQLVITFGTIGFASGRLIRHINDIFWK
- a CDS encoding uncharacterized protein (CAGL0G04037g~Ortholog(s) have mRNA binding activity and cytoplasm, ribosome localization) — translated: MPIETIVPLSLNLFLKPKALYITEEQWQNILKHFGISTDVEKAIFRTPSDFNFVQSNEIKNNTSKLLGNTRTRNVEDVDICTFPIKNLPQGKDIKDLFTELQVIASNFKVACIINDTHLFGNEIKKTDFYAYVIGACEVLNQIKPLIDVTILNFLRDEFFIDTIKLNTQSLIPFLAGVKQNNIKYIKDSFQVDVYYTWPSTNNYELEPIVYIAGSIYANVLAAKELLTACLNKCQSTLFYQELTGISPGKLEYVRRYFKKEIQSLMNQYGSFVFISSDFVGFQSTSVTMLKSLTKEFTLTILQSIAEIRVTMDSEFEFTDEMVIDILSAKDEQQLIVRDDEISNQFILIRNSSQKSKVNGKSTTPLHSLKKYLEDHESQIEELKAIFEIHPDYDDFISGKKNGKLTRIMEKSQAQLDLNFEEDDKNMFLSIISNKVNNLESAFTLLLDELPCEGTFFIPEVYHRPAIGSGGSIIQTTMRKHNVFIQFSNTFLLPQSGLSFVRFDNVIIRCPFKNRKGIDLAIEDLKVLIQEYSEQQPSTNIRLSPAQYKHVLFEHINTIGHLEKQNNVFLDFPQNIPKTTVNISIRGNDTSSIQCADEVTNRLYGFERTFQLSECIPNDKLLSNKKLQNELVVPLFIRLHAFVSCQDKTFTLVYDKAKVNNKDFENQIQQYLEENGLIIEDKKTVSKFITDTTAYAGFDQHDSPRAYKQQNPNMSPNYSQNSYKKPIPPLQALAEQNSMRGKPPLLKQYGQHSPYYRYGYGYAYNYVYDYNNMYPPPK